TGTCGACTTCGATGTCGGCGACTGGCTCGACCGCGCGCTCGAGCAGGGCCTTCGCGGCTGCTGGATCCGGGAACTGCGGGCTGGCCTCGACGATGAATCCGAGGCTGTCGAGGTCGTTCATGCTGGCCTGGTAGACCAGCGCGCCGGTGGGACCGCTGACGACCCCGCGCTCTCCGGGGGTCTTCACGCCGAGGTCGTCCAGTCGGGAGCCGGCGTCGCCGGTCGCGATCCCGAAGACGTCGGTCGTCTCCTGATCGCGTCGCTGTGTGCCGGTGACGAACAGCGGCAGCGCGTCGACCTCGGCGAACCAGCCGGTCACGCAACTGGCGAACTCCTCGGCGGCCGACGGCGAGATGGGGATGTCGCTCTGGAGGACGAGTAAGTTGCGCCGTTCGTCGGCGTGGATCCTGACTGGTGGTTCGACCCCGTGGCCATCGGCGTCGTAGACCGCGACCTCCGGCAGCCCCTTGCAGTGGCAGGACGCGTAGTGGGCCATCTCGAAGGCGTCGACGAGGTGATCGACGGCGATCTTGCCGACGAGGCCAAGCCCGGGGAGGCCTTCGACCAGTACCGGGTCCTCGAGTTCGATGTCCTCGCGGTGGATGCTGACGTGTGCCATAGCTCTGCCAACGCGAGACAGGGGTTTACCGTTTGGCCTACTCGCCACCGGTAGCTTCGAAACCCACAAAGTCCGACCCCGCCTACCGCTCGCCAATGGACGACGTTCTCGCACGGTACGAACCCATCGTCGACGATTTCGAGGCCTTTCGGGCGGCCTGCGAGCGACCGCTGCCGTCGGCGATCCGGGTCAACACGATCAAGACCACCGTCGAACGGGCCCGCCGCGGGTTGGAGGAGGCCGACCTCGCGGCCGAGCCGGTCGAGTGGCACCCCGGACTCTTTCGGCTCCCCGAGGACCAGCCCGGCGCGAACTGGCCGTACACCCACGGCTGGATCCACGGCCAGGAGGAAGTCTCTGCCGTGCCCGCGGCGGTGCTCGAACCACAGCCGGGCGAGCGCGTCTGGGACGCCTGTGCCGCGCCCGGGAGCAAGACCACCCAGCTCGCAGCACTGATGGACGACTCCGGGCTCGTGGTCGCAACCGACAACAACCTCGGGCGACTCTCGGCGCTGCGCTCGAACACCGAGCGCCTCGGCGCGACGTGCGTCGCCGTCACCAACGAGGACGCGCGCAATCACTCGCTGAAACCCTTCGGCGGGATGGAGTACGACCGCGCGCTCGTCGACGTGCCCTGCTCGTGTGAGGGGACGATCCGCAAGAACCCCGACACGCTCGAGGAGTGGACGCTCGATCACGTCGAGGGAATCTCCGGCGTGCAGAAGGGGATCCTCACCCGGGCGATCAAGGCCACCCGCGAGGGCGGCACGGTCGTCTACTCGACGTGTACGTTCGCGCCCGAGGAGAACGAGGCCGTGCTGGATCACGTCCTCGACTCCGGGGAGTGTCGACTGGTCGAGTTCGACCTCTCCCTGGAGTCGCGGCCCGGCGTCACCGAGTGGCAGGGTCGGGAGTTCGATCCCGCGGTCGCACAGGCAAAGCGGATCTATCCACACCACAACGACACTGGCGGGTTCTTCGTCGCGAAACTGGAGGTGACGGCATGAGCGACGACGACGACACTAGGGCGGACAACGTCAGCACGCGCTTCGACCGCCTTCCAGAGCGCGAGGCCGACCGCGAGGTCGCGGGGCGACCGTCCCGCGAGGCCGTCCTCGACTTCTGGGACGATCGCTTCGGGGTCGATCCCGCAGTCTTCGAGGGCTACACCTTCTGGGAGCGAGGCAACGGCAAGATCTGGGCCTTTGCGGGTGAGCTGGAGACACCGGTCGACATCGAAGCCCTGGGGATGTCGTTCATGCGGACGCGCCAGGAACACTGGAAGCCGACGACCGAGGCCGTCCAGCGCTTCGGCAACCACGCGAGTCGAAACGTGATCGACCTCTCCCGGAGCGAGGCGGAGGCGTTGCTCGCAGGCCACAGCCAGGAGATAGAGTGGGGCGGCGATTGGGGCTATCTGATCGCCAGCCACGAAATCGCGGGCGCGTCCGAACCGATCGGCGTCGGGCTGTACGTCCACGGCGAACTCCGCTCACAGATTCCCAAGGGACGCCGACGGGAGTTCGGCGACTAGCCGGCACGTCGGGACGCTCCCCGTCGTCAATCACCACAGCGTAGACTCCGGAGGATGAATAGTCTTGCCAGGCAGCTGTCCGCGCCGAGTCGAGTACGTACCTTCTAAGTACAGCGGCGCGGACGAACTGGTATGCACGCGACAGCGAAGGCCCATCCGATCCAGGGACTCGTCAAGTACCACGGGATGCGCGATCCGGAGTTCCGCAACCCCTACCACGACAGCATCAGCGTCTGCACGGCGTCGAGTCACACCAAGACGACGGTCGAATTCGACGAGAGTCTCGACGGCGACACCTACGTGGTCGACGGCGAGGTCGTCGACGGTCGCGGTGCCGAGCGCATCGAGAAGGTCGTCGATCACGTCCGCGAGCGCGCCGGCATCGACGCGCCGATCCGCGTCGAGAGCGAGAACTCCTTCCCGACGAACATCGGCTTTGGCTCCTCGGCCTCCGGGTTCGCCGCGCTGGCGACCGCCGCCACCGACGCCGCCGGCCTGGATCTCACCCACCCCGAGATCTCGGCGATCGCCCGGCGCGGGTCTGCCTCGGCCGCCCGTGCCGTCACTGGCGGCTTCTCACACCTCTTTTCCGGATACAACGACCGGGACTGTCGCTCCGAGCGGATCGAGACCGATCTCGAAGACGACCTGCACATCGTCGCCGGGATGGTCCCGTCCTACAAGGAGACCGAAGCCGCTCACGCCGAAGCCGAAGACAGCCACATGTTCGACGCGCGGATGGCCCATATCCACGAGCAGATCGACCAGATGACCGACGCGCTTCGCGAGGCGGACTTCGGGCGCGCATTCGAACTGGCCGAACACGACTCGCTGTCGCTTGCCGCCACGACGATGACCGGGCCTGCGGGCTGGGTCTACTGGCAGCCCCGGACGATCGAGATCTTCAACACCGTTCGCGAACTCCGCGAGGAGGGCGTCGACGCCTACTTCTCGGTCGACACCGGCGCGAGCGTCTACGTCAACACCACCGAGGCGGACGTCGACCGCGTGATCGAGGCCGTCTCGGACTGCGGTGTCGACACGCGCCACTGGACTGTCGGCGGTCCCGCACAGGTGCTCGACGAGGACGAGGCGCTGTTCTGACCCATATTGGCCGGCCAAGCAGACCCCGGTCCTTACTTCGGTCCGGGCCGTAGCCGGGGTATGCGAGTCGCTGTCTTCGGTGGCGGATACGCCGGCCTCCCGCTCGTTCGCGCGCTCGAACGCACCCTCCCCGAGGAGGACGAGATCGTCCTGGTCGACGCGAGTTCGACCCACACGGTGAGACACGAAGTCCACCGCGTCATCAGACGCCCCTCGATCGCCGAGGACATCGCCATTCCTTTCGAGGACCTCCTCGACCGGGCCGACCACCGCCAGCAGCAGGTCGACGAGATCGATCCCGAGGCCAGGACGGCGACGTTCGCGGATGGCGACACCCTCGAGTTCGACGCCGGTGCGATCTGTCTCGGTGTCGAGACCGAGTTCTACGACCTGCCGGGCGTCCGCGAGCACGCCACCCCCCTCCGAACGATCGAGCACGCCGAGCAGATCCACGAACAGTTTCACGAGACCGTCCCCGCAGACGGCCACGTCGTCGTCGGCGGCGCCGGACTCTCTGGGATCCAGGTCGCCGGCGAGATACGAGCGCTGGCCGACAACCGGGGCGAGGGCGTGACCGTCACGCTGCTCGAACAGGCGGCGACCATCGCACCTTCGTTCCCGGCCGACATCCGCGAGGCGCTCCGGGACGAACTGGACGCGCAGGGGATCGATGTCCGGACGAACGCGACGGTCGAGCGCGCCGACGACGCGACGATCGAACTGGCCGAAGACGACGGGATCGAGTACGACCAGTTCGTCTGGACCGGGGGCATCCGTTCGACTCGGGCTGTCGGGACGGGGCGTCCTCAGGTGCCGAGCACGCTCAGGCTCACAGACCGGGTGTTCGCGTTCGGCGACGCCGCGCGCGTGGTCGACGTCGACGGCCGCGGCGCACCGGCCACAGCCCACACGGCCGTCAGACAAGCACCCGTCGCGGCCGAGAACATCCGACGACTGCTCGAATACGATCGTACCGGAGACGGCGGCTTCGAACCCAGGCTGAAGCGATACGACTACGACCAGCTGGGCTGGCTGGTCAGCGTCGGCGACGGTGCGGTCGCGAAGGTCGGCCCGCAGATCCTCAGGGGGAAAGCCGCGGTCGCTGTCAAGCGGTCGGTCGGCGCGGGCTATCTGACCTCGGTGGGTGCGGTCAGCAAGGCGGTCGACCTCGTGCGAGAGGAGTTCGACCTCGGCACGAAGAGTGACGATCCAGACAGTGAGCCCGAAGCGCTCGACGTGAGCGACGAGCGCGAAGAGTAGCTACTCCTCGGCCTGTTCGAGCGCGACCTGTGGCGTCGTCCAGATGACGAACTCCTCGTCGCGTTCGATGACGCCCTTGATCGACTTGCGATCCAGCGGCGATTCTTTGACCTCCGATTCGGTGATCGGGAGGACCTGCCGGACCTCGTCGACGATCCAGCCGGCGTGACCCTGATCCTCGAACGTGTTGGCGTCGAAGACGACGATCAGTTGTTCGTCGTTGGTCTGTTCGATGTCGAGAGCGATTTTCGGGTCGAGGATCGTCGTGATCTGCCCGCGCAGGTCGACGACGCCGTGGACGTGCTCAGGCGTGTTCGGGACGCGCGTCACGCTCTCCTCTTTGACGATCTCCTCGACGTACTCGATGTCCAGACAGTAGTGCTCCTCGCCCAGCCGGAACTCCAGCACGCGGATCTCCTCTTCCTGTTCGGCTTCCGCCTCTCCCTCCTCGGCGTCACCCGACGTGTCAGCGGTCGCCGCGTTCGCCCGTTGCTCGTCTTCGTCGACTTCGAAGGCTGCTGCCGCAGAGGCCGCCGCGGCTGCGGTCTGTGTCGTCTCAACGTCTTCGCCGTCAGTCGAGACCTGCTTGGTCGAGGCCGATCCCGTCGTCTCGGTGTCTCCGTCTTCGAACCATTCGTCGGTCGACGCCGGTCCTTCGATCTCCGACCCGTCGGCTGTGCCCGCGTCGGACGACGTAGCTTCGGCCGATACAGCGCCGGTCTGTGATCCATCGCCGTTGGTCGTCCCCGTGGGCGGCTCCGGTTCGGTCCTCCCAGCGGATTGCTCGGTGTCGACTGTCGACTGGTCGCTTACGGGTACTTCGGTCGACTGATCGGTCGCAGTGGTCTCGACCGGGTCGGCTGCCTCGTCTTCGGCACCCGATTGGCCGTCTTCGGGAGTCGATTCTTCCTCGGGGTCGCCGCCGCGGCGGCCCTCTCGCATCTGTCGGATCCGTCGTGCTCTGTCCATGCGTTCGTCGTCGCTCATAGTGTCACCTCGTGGTCCGCGCGTCGCGTCTCGGTTTCGAACCGCTGCTCGAAGCTGTCGGCGATGTCCAGAAAGACGTCGGCCATGTCGACCGACTCCCCGAAGGCGAACACGGAGTTGCCGGCCGAGAACGCCCGCTGGAGGGCCACGCGCTTGCGGACCTCCCAGACCGGGAAGTCGTCGAAGACCTCGTTGAGCCACTCCAGCATCACCCGGTCCTCGTTTGTCTTCTCGACGCGATTGGCGACGACGCCCATCGTCTCGACAGTGATCCCCGTCTGGCCTTCCAGAGCCGCCAGCTGGTCGATCAGCAGCTCGATCGCCCGCTCTGAGGTCGCCTCCGTCAGCGCCGGGATCAGGACGTGCTGGGCCGCGTAGATTCCCGTGTCCGTCAGCTTGCCGTAGAACGGCGGCGAGTCGATGATGACGTAGTCGTAGTCGTGTTCGACGGCGTCGAGGACGTCGTCCAGCACCGTCAGTGCGTGCGGGCCGGTGACGCCCTCGGGCCTGACGTTGATCGCCAGCGAGGCCAGTTCGCTGGGATCGATCGTCGACTTCGGATCGCTCTTGACCCGGGCGATCAGGTCCGCGATGGTCAGTTCGTGCTCGGCCTGTAGCAGGTCGATGTTGCTCGGCAGGACGTCCATCTCCTCGTGCTCGACGACGAGGTCGTTGACCAGGTGGCGCTTGCGGTGGTCGGTCAGGACGTCGAAGAACGTCGGCGGGTCCTTGTCGTAGGCGTCCAGTAGACCCAGACCCTCCGTTGCATTACCCTGGGGGTCGAGGTCGACGAACAGCACGTCGTGGCCGCGCTCGTTGAGCGCGCCGGCGACGTTGATCGCGATCGTCGTCTTGCCCGTCCCGCCTTTGGCGTTGGTCACGCAGACCCGTGGGGCCGTCCAATCGGTGCTCATTTGGACTGTTGGCCTACACTCTGGTTCGACGCGTTATAAAAATACGCTCCGGCCTATCAAATCAGAAAATCGGACGATCGCCCGCTCTCGACGCCCGATCACAGTCACCGTCGCTCTTCGAGCAGCCGCGAACTAACGACGAAGACGCTGGTCAGCACCAGCAGGAGTTGCTGGCCGGAGTCGACGATCGGAAAGATCCGCTCGACGCTGCCAGATTCGCCGCCAGTCTCGGAGGGACTGGGATCGAAGCCGGTCTGGAAACGGTCGCCGACATCGTCGGTCGAACCGACCGCTACTTGCCCGGAGTCCGGCGAGGTGGCCGGTGATTGGTCTGGCGATTCGGTCGGCGACAGATCGACGAACGTCTGGATCAGTCCCTCCTTGGTCGAGATCCGAATGTGACCGTTTAGCTGGTAGAACTGGTCGTGAAGCGGGTAGAACAGATTGACGCCGTTCATGAACAGGTCCGGCCCGATCCCGGCGAAGGTGATCGCGGCGACGGCGACCCAGGCGGTTCTGACGCCGTCGGTACCGAACCGCTGGCCGATGCTGGACTGCTCTCGAAATCGCGTGTCGTAGACGAGCACACCGATCAGTATCAGGGGCAACAGGAGAGTGTGGAAGGCCGCGCGGTGTGCGCCGACGATCCACCAGCCGACGAAGACGTCGAAGTCGACGAGAATCACCGCCCCGACGACGACCGCGAGCGATCGAACGCCGAAGGAGTCGCGCAATAACGCGACCGCGATCAACCCGGCGAGCGCGACGTGAACGACCGTCGAAACCATGCCTGGAGCCTGGTCACGAACGAGTAAATCCCTTCTGTCGGTTCGACGGTCGTCGAAGTCGTGTTCGACAATACTTATTCGGCCGGCTGCGAAGTAGTGGACATGGACGTCGACGCAGACGCACGCCGGCGACTGGCCGAGCGCATCGCCGGCGAGATCACGCTCAGCGAGGACGCCGGAGCGACCCTCCGAAAGTGGCGAACCGACTTCGAGATCAGCCAGACCGAGCTTGCAGATCAATTAGACATCTCTTCGTCGGTGGTCTCCGACTACGAGAGCGGCCGCCGCGCGAATCCGGGAACGGGCGTCATCGAGCGCCTCGTCACGGGACTGCTGGACGTCGACGAGCGCCGCGGCGGGAGTCGAATCCGCCAGCACGCCCGCGTGCTCACGGCGGGGTTCGACCGCGAGGTCGTCCACGAACTCCGGGAGTACCCGGCGACGATCGACCTCGATCGGTACTACGAGACCATCGGCGCGACCGAACTCGTCCGTGGCACCCAGGACACCATCGCCGGCCACACGATCATCGACTCCATCGCGGCGATCACTCGCCTCTCCAGCGAGGAGTTCTACCGGCTGTACGGCCAGAGCGCCAACCGCGCGCTGGTCTTCGGCGGTGTCACCCGCGGAGAGTCACCGCTTGTCGCGATGCGCGTCGTCAATCCCACGCCGAACGTGGTCGTCCTCCAGGGGATCGACCCCGATGACGTCTGGGAGCACGCTGGCGACCTCGCCCGGATCGACGGCTTCTCGCTGGCGGTGGTCGACGCCGATCTGGAGACGACACTCGAACGGCATCACGAGTTGCCCTGACAGAGAGTGGCATAGACTAGTTCATAAGGGGCTTTTCAGGCGTATCGGAAACGAATTGTCTGTTCAGTGTATTCTGCGTACTGAACGAACTACGATCGATGCTTCGGGGTTAATACAGCTCAAGTAAGCGTAATATCACGCTTGTACATGGCCCCCACATGATTGATAAACTGACTAACCAATGAGTACTTGATCGAAAGCGGCCATATCAGTTATGTAATAATATTTGGATCCAATTTGAATTGCGATGCTGTTTGGGCGATTATTCCGATCATCGGCGGGTACGCGGTCAGCAATTGTTTCGAGAAGTGTTCCAAACTCACTTGCCCCCTCATCTGAACATGTTTTTGCCGCTTGATTTTCTATTGCGAATTCAATTATCAGTCGAGACGTGTTTGAAAAGGAATTGTATTTGACTATTTTTGTTGAATTTCTCACAGAATCATAATCTTCAGACAACACAAGAGAACCGCCCACTGACTTACATGTGACTGTGCTACTCAACCATTCCGGCGGGTCTTCAGACACCCGATTTGGAGTCCCAGTTGGCTCCCTGTCCGTGGTACATCCAGTCAGAGTGAGTAATGTTGAACAGAAGCCACAAACGAACCACCTTCGATTCATGGTTGGTAGTCGTGACACTCCAAAATAAAATCCATGTACTGTGTGATCCGTGCGTCTCGTGCACTGAGAGAATCAGGGTAACGAAGAACAGTCACGCGAACCATCGTATGACGCTCTCCTAACAGAGAGTCCTGTTGCTACGACTCACAGCGCTGCTGGGTGAACGACGACGTGGCGAATCCGTCGGTTTCGAGTTCTGTGGCGACCGCGTCGGAGAGTCGTTCGTTGTCGTCGTCCGGGTAATCGAGCCAGCCGCCGTCGGTGTGGACACTGCCGTCGACCTCGCCGGCGACGTTGTGCAATAGCGCGTGGGTGACCATCGCGGCACGGAAGGAGACGTCGCCGTCGTAACTCCCGAAGTTCGACCCGTCGAGGATCGAGGCGTGACCGGGCGTCTCGGCGTAGCCGATCGTCTCGTCGTCCTGGATCTGTCCGAGCGTCACCTGATGGTACGTGCAGTATCGATCGCCCAACCGCTGTTCGGTGTAGTAGCGGTCGACCGCCCCCGAGCCGCCGATCGGGACCTCCTCACCGAGCCGCCCGGCACGATCACCCCGGTGGACGAGGTGTAGATCGATCCCGGTCGAGCCGTCGGGGTTCTCGACGGGCATGTTCGACCAGACCTCGCGTAACTGTCGCCGTTCCGCGCTGTCGAGCGGGTCGACGTCCGAGCCGTAGTTGAGCTGGACGTACAGGTCCATCTGTTCGGGATCGGCGTTCGAGAGCGTCGCCCCGCCTGGGGTCTCACCGGCCTCCTCCCAGCTATCGGGCAGCCCGTCGCCGTCGGTGTCGACGCCGGGGTCTTTCTGGGCGAGGTCGCCGTTTCCTCGTCGGACGGCGTCGTCCTCGAACAGCCCGGGTATCTGCCCGGTGTATCGCCCCTCTTTGATGTCAGTCACGACCTCGTCGATCGTCGTGTCCTCGGTCAGCGAGTCCGAGAGGTAGGGGACGAACGCCGCGAACCCGACCATGAAGACGACGGTGAAGATGATCATGAACGCCAGCCCCTTCGTGCGTGGGGAGTTCGGCGTGAGCCGTTCGTACCAGACGGCGATCTTCGACCCGCTGGAGGTGCCGACGGAGGTGAACAGTCTGACGGCCCCGAAGATCAACAGGAAAGTGACCACGAACAGCACGACCATTCCGAGACCGAGTAGCACGGGCTCGGGGATCGGCTGTTCGATTTCGGCCGCTCGCTGGAAGGCTCGACGGGTTGCCCGTGCCGCCCAGAGGATGGCGTCCGGCGCGAGCAACAGGACCAGTGCCGCGCCGACCAGCGCGCCGACGACCAGCCGACGAAAACCTCGCATATCCACGTCTACTAGAGTACAGGATATATCTCCTTCGGCCACGCCAGCACGAAAGCCAGAAGGCCGCGGCGAGAGAACACCGACACATGACCGACTCCGAGCCACCACTCGAACAGTTCCTCGACGACGTCGACACGGCACTCGCAGAGTACGATCAAGGATACGTCGACGCGGACGCGACGCTGCAGGTCGTCCGCTCGCACGTCGAGGACCTGCGCGAGGCCGTCGAGGAGTAACCGGTAGTGGTATCACCTCGGCAGTGACGAAACGCCGAGGTTAAACGGCCCGGCCCGCTAGTCTGGTCTAATGAGCCAAGAGCGGACCGAGGGCGATCTGCGGAACACCGGCCTCTCTCTGAAGCACGACCGCGAGTGGGACTACGAACTGGATCGAATCGTCGAGGAAGTACAGGAGCGCGACGCGACGACCGTCGGCCTGCAGTTTCCCGAAGGGCTGAAACGACGCGGCCCGGCCGTCGCCGACGACCTCCGAGAGGAGCTACCCGACGACGTGAACGTAATGATCTCGGGCCAACCCTGCTACGGTGCCTGTGACCTCGATACGTACCTCATGCGCCGGACGGACGTGTTCGTCCACTTCGGCCACTCCCCGATGAAAGAGAGTGACAAGATCATCTACGTCCCGCTGTTCTCGAATGTGGACGTCTTCCCGATCATGGAGCAGGCTCTCGACGAGGAACTCGTGCCGGCCGAGGACGACGAAGACGTGGGCCTCGTGACGACCGCCCAGCACATGAACAAGTTCGAGGAGATGCGGTCGTGGCTGGAGGAGCGAGGCTACGAGGTCCACACCCGCAAGGGCGACGACCGCTTGACCCACGAGGGCCAGGTCCTGGGCTGTAACTACGCCAGCGCGGACGTCGATGCCGACCAGATCCTCTACGTCGGCGGCGGGAAGTTCCATCCGCTCGGCCTGGCGATGGAACATCCCGACAAGAAGGTCGTCATCGCCGACCCCGTCAACAATTCGGTGACCGTCGCCGACACCGAGCAGTTCATGAAACAGCGCTATGCCTCCGTTCACAAGGCGATGGACGCCGAGGAGTGGGGCGTCATCTTCTGTACGAAGATCGGCCAGGGTCGCTGGGAGATCGCCCAGGAGATCGTCGCGGAAAACGACGACGCCTACCTCATCACGATGGACGAGGTGACCCCGGATCGACTCACGAACTTCGGTCTCGATGCGTACGTCAACACGGGCTGTCCGCGGATCACGACCGACGACGGCCCGCAGTTCAAAAAGCCGATGCTCACGCCCCAGGAGTACAAGATCGCCATCGGCGAGGAGGATCTCGAAGCGCTGGAATTCGACACCTTCCACGGTACGTGGTAGGCCCGTCCGGCCAACGAGCCTCACGACGGTAGCGTCGAGACGACGTCCTCGATCGCTTGCAGAATACCGATCCCGACGAGATAGAACGTCGTGGCCTTGGCGTAGAGCTCCGACGTCTGGCCGAACTCCGTCCGTGACTGCCCGACAGTGATCGCGGTGGCACCGGATTGGACGAATAGTTCCGGGAGCGGCGCGTCGTAGTTCGAACGCACCGACTCGTAGGTGTCGACCGCACCCGACTCGGCCTCGAGCATCCGATCTCTGTCGAACTCCTCCTGATCAGGGGTGACCGAGAGTTCCGTGCGCGCGTATTGACATCCGCGCCGCCAGAGCAACGCTCGACCCGTATCGACGAGTCGTTGCACGTCGTGGTCACGACGCCGCCCGTCCGTTCCGTACCTGAAGTCCGAATCGTAACAGTCGGCCCAGAGCGGTTGGGTCGCCTGCTGGTACACGTCGGTTCCGTAGTACCTCGCTTCGTCCGGTGTGATCGCCTCCTGAACGTCGTTCTCGGACGGCAATGCGTCGATCGAGTCGATGAACTCGCGCTGGGCGTCCTGGACGGAGTGCCTGACTGGCCTGGTCTGATCTCCCAGTTCGTCTCGGTACCGGTTGCGATAGTAGCGCGCGTTCGCGAGGGCCTGTTCGGCACGCAGCAAGCGCGAGTGGAACTGCGAGAGGTCCCCGGTCGTCGACTCAGAGGAGCCATCGAAGGGCGCGAGGAACGACACGTTGTCACTTTCCACCTCGACGAAGTAGAGGCACGCGAGGTCACGCGATGGATTCGAAACGGGATAGTCACCGAGTTCGTCCTGCAGACGGTCGGCTTCCGAACGGACAGCGAGAGATCGGTCCCGGGCGTCGTCACTGACTGTCCCGCCGAGGATCTCCTTCGCCTCGCCGATTCGGCTACCGGCGGTTGCCAACCCCGAGGTTGCGTCGCTGAGTCGCTCTCGCGGCACCGACTCGCGGCGAGCGTCTGCGAGCCAGCCACTCGCCGGCTCGTCGGCCCACCGCGGTGCTGATCCGGTCCGGCGTTCGACGCGGTCGGCGAGCCGCTCGGCTCGATCGGCGGTCGTTTCCAGACGCTCCAGCGTCGCGTCTGCGTGGGCCTGTGACACAGGGGGCTGCCAGACCTGCTCCGGAACCGAGCGTCCACCGTCGTCGGTCAGCCCGGACAGCCATCCGGAGTTTGCCAGACCCACTCCAGCCATCCCACTGAGCGCCAGCGCACCCCCACCGGCGAGCAGTCGCCGGCGTGAGAGATCAGGGACCATAGCTGAAAGTCACACCAATCTATGACAAAATTAACGAAATGAGGTTGCTGACGAATCGAGACGAGACTCCTCTCATTGGGAAGCGTGTCTATCGAA
The Halapricum salinum genome window above contains:
- the dph2 gene encoding diphthamide biosynthesis enzyme Dph2, translating into MSQERTEGDLRNTGLSLKHDREWDYELDRIVEEVQERDATTVGLQFPEGLKRRGPAVADDLREELPDDVNVMISGQPCYGACDLDTYLMRRTDVFVHFGHSPMKESDKIIYVPLFSNVDVFPIMEQALDEELVPAEDDEDVGLVTTAQHMNKFEEMRSWLEERGYEVHTRKGDDRLTHEGQVLGCNYASADVDADQILYVGGGKFHPLGLAMEHPDKKVVIADPVNNSVTVADTEQFMKQRYASVHKAMDAEEWGVIFCTKIGQGRWEIAQEIVAENDDAYLITMDEVTPDRLTNFGLDAYVNTGCPRITTDDGPQFKKPMLTPQEYKIAIGEEDLEALEFDTFHGTW